The proteins below are encoded in one region of Styela clava chromosome 4, kaStyClav1.hap1.2, whole genome shotgun sequence:
- the LOC144422148 gene encoding uncharacterized protein LOC144422148 gives MHELLGSRPRVQALASMIGVDTSEPSIVQGEPSIVQGHSFDATVTQFVAEIEVDNLDSSLLQEESEGELQQELPQVDESVSHAPPTSNQRGRRRQGSRENYDSRTEALLRFAFASALENLTNKILEKL, from the exons ATGCATGAGCTTCTTGGCTCCAGACCAAGAGTGCAG gcTTTGGCCTCCATGATTGGTGTCGATACCAGTGAGCCGTCAATCGTGCAAGGTGAGCCGTCAATCGTGCAAGGCCATAGTTTCGACGCAACCGTCACTCAGTTTGTGGCTGAAATAGAGG TTGACAATCTAGATAGCAGTCTCCTGCAAGAAGAGTCGGAGGGTGAGTTGCAACAGGAACTGCCGCAAG TTGATGAAAGTGTCAGCCATGCTCCACCAACTTCAAACCAGCGAGGCAGGAGAAGACAGGGTAGCAGAGAAAATTATG ATTCCAGAACTGAAGCTCTCTTGAGATTTGCATTTGCATCAGCTTTGGagaatttaacaaataaaatattagagaAACTGTAA